CATCGTAGAGATGAAACCGCCGATATCGTAGTAAAGGGTCTTAACCGCAAGCGGAAGGTCGTTTCTGTCCACTAGGACGGTGATTTGGTCGTCGGCTTGGCGGGTTACTTCTAGAACCTTTACCTTTGTTTTTAAAATTTCAACGAATTTATCGCCTCTCATAATAGTTCTCCAGTTATTATCTTCACGCCGTTTTCAACCAGCGTATAAAAGTTATCCACGTGCCAAACGCCAAAGATTATAATCAAAGCGCAAAGCAGGATAAGCGGTAAATTTTCTAATATACTCATCTCTTTATTATGAACGACCGCAGCTTTAGGTTCGCCAAAGCTTGCTAAGTTAAAGTGCGAGAAGTCCGCGATAAAGATGATGGCAAGAGCTATCGCAAATAAAGCGACGCTAAAGTATTGACCGCTATTTACGGCGCCGACGAAGACGTTAAATTCGCTAACGAATATCGCAAACGCGGGCACGCCTACCAGCGAGCAAACCGCCGCGCCAAACATCATCGTAGTTACGGGAGCTATCTTTATCATACCGCCCATTTTGCTCATATCTTTGTGTCCGTAAATTCTAGCGATATTGCCCGTTGAGCAAAATGCAAGAGCTTTGGTAAAGCTGTGAGCTAGGCAGTGGAATATAGCCGCAAATAGCCCGAAAGGTCCACCCACTCCCAAAGCAAAAGCTATAACGCCCATATGCACGATAGAGTGGTAGGCAAACATCCTTTTTACGTCGTGTTGCCTGATTAGGAAAATTCCGCCCACAAATAGCGTGATAAGACCGGAAACTATCATCACGCTTTGAACGAACTCCATACCCGTAGCTTGAGCCGCGATAGCGTAATATCTAAAAAGAGCTAACATCGCGCACTTTAGCAAAACGCCAGAAAGCAGAGCCGAAATCGGAGCGGGGCCTTGGGCGTGAACGTCGGGAAGCCAGGTGTGCGTAGGGGCTAGACCCGCTTTGGTGCCAAATCCGATTAGAGCGAAGATAAATATAAGCTTGGCGACGCCTGTATCCAAATTTGCCGCGTTGGTCATTATACTCGTCCATAACATCGCAGCCTCGCCGTCCTTAATCTCTACGTAAGTCGCAGAGTAAAGAAGTACGGTCGCATAAAGCGCGAACGCTAGGCCGATAGAGCAAAGGACTATGTATTTATAGCCGCTCTCGGTTGATTTTTGATCTTTTAGGATCGCGACTAGGAACACGGACGAAAGCGTAGTAGCCTCGATCGCAGCCCACATAAACGCGACGTTGTTACAGATGACGCTTAGAGTCATAGTAAAGATAAACACGTGGCTAAGCGCGTAGTATTTTTTAAGCGCGCTTAAATTTATATGTCCCTCTTCAAGCTCCCATCTCATATAATGGGTCGCGTATAAATTTACTAGTAGTCCCGTAACCGCGATAAGTATCAAAAATACGCAGCCAAGGCTGTCTAAAAACAAAAATTTATCGTGCGCGTAAAACGTACCGCCCGTTAAAACCTTGCTTACGTTAAATAGCAAGGCTAAAGACGTAACCGCGCTAACTGCAACGTGAAGCAAACTCAAAAAAGCGTAATTTTTCGGAGAGAAAAATAGCAGTATCGCTCCAAGAAGCGGTAAAATTAATATCAAAGTTAAACTATCCATCTCTATCCCCTTAAATTCGTAGCCTTAGACGTATCAAGGCTGCCGTATGCTTTATAAAATCTAATCGCTAAAACGCTCATAATGATAACCGCAAAAATCGCGTCGGTTAAAATTCCAAGCTCGACGAGCTCGTTTGAGTTGTAAGCCATGAGCGCTAGGCTTAGATGTATGCCGTTTTCAAAAAGGCAATAAGCTAAAATTTGCTTGATAAACGAGTTTCTAAGCATAAAGCCAAAAACCCCCATCATAAATACGCAAACCGCGGCTAGTAGCATTATCTTTTCTTTAATAAGCGAAAACTCCAAAAATATCGGATTAATACTCATCGCTAAAGCCAAACTAAAACCCATCGCTATAACGGGGCTCACGAAAAAGCCGCCTACAGGCTCGTC
This genomic window from uncultured Campylobacter sp. contains:
- a CDS encoding hydrogenase 4 subunit F; the encoded protein is MDSLTLILILPLLGAILLFFSPKNYAFLSLLHVAVSAVTSLALLFNVSKVLTGGTFYAHDKFLFLDSLGCVFLILIAVTGLLVNLYATHYMRWELEEGHINLSALKKYYALSHVFIFTMTLSVICNNVAFMWAAIEATTLSSVFLVAILKDQKSTESGYKYIVLCSIGLAFALYATVLLYSATYVEIKDGEAAMLWTSIMTNAANLDTGVAKLIFIFALIGFGTKAGLAPTHTWLPDVHAQGPAPISALLSGVLLKCAMLALFRYYAIAAQATGMEFVQSVMIVSGLITLFVGGIFLIRQHDVKRMFAYHSIVHMGVIAFALGVGGPFGLFAAIFHCLAHSFTKALAFCSTGNIARIYGHKDMSKMGGMIKIAPVTTMMFGAAVCSLVGVPAFAIFVSEFNVFVGAVNSGQYFSVALFAIALAIIFIADFSHFNLASFGEPKAAVVHNKEMSILENLPLILLCALIIIFGVWHVDNFYTLVENGVKIITGELL
- the hyfE gene encoding hydrogenase 4 membrane subunit, yielding MNILDTLAICMMVTSLAVFGLRSLKLSVIVYGVQTLLLVGIFFALSSKFNAEQLSTWAVVAFFTKVLFVPAILLWLIRNLGVVHEDEPVGGFFVSPVIAMGFSLALAMSINPIFLEFSLIKEKIMLLAAVCVFMMGVFGFMLRNSFIKQILAYCLFENGIHLSLALMAYNSNELVELGILTDAIFAVIIMSVLAIRFYKAYGSLDTSKATNLRG